From the genome of Candidatus Omnitrophota bacterium:
CTATGGTCTTTAATGCCACGGCATGCGCCTGCTTCGCTCCAGCTTTGACAAGGAGGGCCTCCAATAATACCATCTGTAAAAGGAATTTCAGTAGAAGGGATATCAACGATACTTCTTTTATCTAAACAGACCTCTGGAAAATTATGAGAAAAGGTATCCCAAATCGCCTCATCAAATTCATTTGCCCATGCTATTTCAAACCCGGATTTTTCAAACCCCAGGTCCAAACCGCCGCAACCAGAAAAAAGCGATACAACTTTTATTTTTCCACTACCATTTTGATTTTCTTTATACACTTTGGCGTATCCTTAATTATTTGTTGCTGCCAAAACCTGACTACCTTCCAGCCATCTTTATATAATTCTTTGCTATTATTTTTATCCCTTACGATATTCTTTTCAATCTTAGGTATCCAATATGCCCTATTGGCTTTTATCTTCTTCCTTTTCTCTTCCCAATTATAGCCGTGCCAAAATTCTCCGTCTATAAATACGGCGACTTTTTTACTAGTTATCGCAATATCCGGGCTGCCAGGAAGTTTGCGATAATTAGTTTTAAATCTAATGCCTTCTTTGCGAAGCGCTTTTTGAAATAAAACCTCGGGGGTTGTTTTTACGCTTTTTATTTTCCGCATTAAATCCGATCTTTTCGCGGAAGTTTTAAATTTATACAACATATTATATCCTGCTATATTACTAAGTGCAATATTATACTTATGTCTTTATTTTTTTAATTATTATCTCTTGAACATCGGGCAAATCAATAGCTTGAGTATCAAATTTAAGGCTACGCCCTAAACGCGAAGATGCATTATGCAATCTCATCGCTATCTTACAGCCATTAGAAAAATCCAGATCAACATAGCTTTTATCTCTCAGCCGAACATCTACTTTTTTAGGAATCTTAATATGTGTAAAATCTAATATTGTTATCTCATGATTTCTATCTATTATCTTATAGAACCCTACCGACCCTATAAGAAAATTAAATAATGCTTCAGTATTACGCGGCGATATACATGATTTTTTAATTGTTTCTGCAACCAAACTGCATACTGGAAAATAAATATTATCGTTTATATATTCTTCATTAATAGTTAATAGCTCGCTAAAAAGAGATGCTCCTGGTAGATCTCTTTTGCTTTTAATTAGAAAGTTATCTACTATTTTTTTATATTCTTTACGGAATCCTATATCCTCTTGACAATCTTTAGCATAACCACACCGCATAACAGTAGTAGGTGGACGCTGGTGCTTAAGAGCCGAGTGGTTATGTTTTATAGAAAGATTAACTCCTTGATCCTTCCAACTAATACGAATATCAGTTACATCGCCTTTTTTAGCCGAATTATCACTTAATCTATCGATTAAGACTTCCTTTTCTTTAATTATGCTTAAAAGCCAATTATGTATAATAGAGGCAGCTTTTATATAGCTTTCCTTCAACTTGTCTGATAATTTTAAATATTTCTGTTTGTCTCTTCCTTGAGCTACTTTTGCTTGATCTGTTAAAGTAACTTTAAAATTGGAGTTTCCGCTGCATAAAAAATCTATAATTTTATATTCCAGAGCCCTGCCATTACGATCAGAAACATTTTCTTTAGGCATGTTTTAATCTCCTTAAAATAATTTTTTCACATCTGTATTTAAAGCTTCAGCTATCTTTTTTAAGTTTTGCAAACCTATATTTTTCTCTCCTCTCTCAATCTGGCCTATATATGCCCTATGGAGATCTGCTTCAAAAGCAAGCTGTTCTTGAGACCAGCCTTTTCTTTTACGGAACAGCTTTATATTATTGCCCACTTTCTTATTAATCTCTGCCATTTTCTCCTCCTGT
Proteins encoded in this window:
- a CDS encoding helix-turn-helix transcriptional regulator, with the translated sequence MAEINKKVGNNIKLFRKRKGWSQEQLAFEADLHRAYIGQIERGEKNIGLQNLKKIAEALNTDVKKLF
- a CDS encoding HaeIII family restriction endonuclease codes for the protein MPKENVSDRNGRALEYKIIDFLCSGNSNFKVTLTDQAKVAQGRDKQKYLKLSDKLKESYIKAASIIHNWLLSIIKEKEVLIDRLSDNSAKKGDVTDIRISWKDQGVNLSIKHNHSALKHQRPPTTVMRCGYAKDCQEDIGFRKEYKKIVDNFLIKSKRDLPGASLFSELLTINEEYINDNIYFPVCSLVAETIKKSCISPRNTEALFNFLIGSVGFYKIIDRNHEITILDFTHIKIPKKVDVRLRDKSYVDLDFSNGCKIAMRLHNASSRLGRSLKFDTQAIDLPDVQEIIIKKIKT
- a CDS encoding very short patch repair endonuclease codes for the protein MLYKFKTSAKRSDLMRKIKSVKTTPEVLFQKALRKEGIRFKTNYRKLPGSPDIAITSKKVAVFIDGEFWHGYNWEEKRKKIKANRAYWIPKIEKNIVRDKNNSKELYKDGWKVVRFWQQQIIKDTPKCIKKIKMVVEK